The Stigmatella ashevillena genomic sequence CAGCCCTCGGCCCTCCCGGCCGCAGCCGTCTCGGAGCGTGCGTCCTCGAGAGGAGACCTGCGGAGATACTCCCTGGTCCCGGCAATCGCGGGAGGGGCGCTCGCGGTCGCAGGGGGTGTTGCCTGGGGAATCTCCCGAGGCCAGTTGAATCAACTGCGCAACGACGACCCCAAGCTGGCGACGATGGAGGATGTGCAGCAGAGCATCTCGCGGGGGCGCACGTGGCAGACGGTGGGCGTGAGCCTGCTGAGCGTCGGCGCGGCGGGCTTGGCAGCGGCCGCCGGGATGTACGTGCTGGGGGCGCCCGACAAGCCCGTCGCGCTGAGCGTGGGCACGGATGGGACCTCTGCGCTCATTCAGGGGAGGTGGCCGTGATGAAGCCACGGAAGAACGGGAGCCTTCTCGGTGTGCTGGCCACGGTGCTGCTGGTCAGCGTGTGGGGTTGTGCGGACTTCGACCAGGAAGGTGCGTCCTTCTGCCAGCGCAATCCCAGACGCTGTGGAGAGGACACGACGGCGCCGGTCATCACCCAGAGTTCGCAATCGGCTCCGGGCGTGCAGGTCCAGGGTACGGTCACCCTGAGCGTGACGGCCCAGGATGAAGAAACACCCCAGTTGACCTTCTCGTGGGAGGCGAACGTCGGAACGGTGGGCGTTCCCACCAGCACGAGCACCACCAGCGAGGTGGTCTGGACGTCCCCGTCCTGTGTGCCCGCGGAGACGGTGGCCACCGTCACGGTCACGGTGACCAATAGTGTCAACGTTTCCGTTGCCAAGACCTTCACCCTCACCGCCAATGCGTGCCCTACCCCGGCGGTCAGCGCGGCAGGTGTCCATACGTTGTCGCTGCGAGGGGATGGGACCGTGTGGGCTTGGGGCTTCAACGGTTCGGGTCAACTGGGCGATGGGACGACCACGGATCGGGCAACACCGGTGCAGGTGGCCGGTTTGACGAGCGTCATGGCGCTGGCGGCAAGCGAGGCCCATGCGTTGGTGTTGAGAAGTGATGGGACCGTGTGGGCCTGGGGTGACAATGGCTACGGCCAACTGGGGGATGGGACGAGGGCTCAGCGGACAGTGCCGGTGCAAGTACCGGGGTTGACGAGCGTCACGGCGCTGGCCGCAGGAGGATCGGGCACGACGGGGGCCATCAGCGCCCACTCGCTGGCGCTGAGAAGTGATGGGACCGTGTGGGCGTGGGGGGACAACAGTCAGGGCCAGCTGGGGGATGGGACGACCACCGAACGTGTAACGCCCGTACAGGTGCTTGGATTGACGGGTGTCACTGCCCTGGCGGCGAGTGTTTCCCACTCCTTGGCGCTGAGAGACGATGGGTCTGTGTGGGCTTGGGGCAACAACAATTCTGGCCAGCTCGGGGATGGGACGATCACTGCACGGCCAACTCCGGTGCAGGTGCCTGGGTTGACAAGCGTCATCGCACTGGCAGCGGGGGAAGGGATCGGCGGTCTGGGGCAGAGCGGAGCCCACTCGTTGGCGGTGAAGAGCGATGGGACTGTATGGGCTTGGGGCTACAATCTGTCCAGCCAGCTCGGGGATGGGATGCCCGCTACGCGGTCAACGCCGGTGCAAGTGTCTGGGCTGACAGAGGTCATTGCTCTGGCGGCGGGCGATCTCCACGCCTTGGCGCTGAAGAGCGATGGAACCGTGTGGGCGTGGGGCAACAACAGCTCTGGCCAACTCGGGGAGGGGGCGACCTTCGGGCGGGCAAAGCCAGTGCAGGTGTCCGGGCTGGCGGCGATCACGGCCTTGGCCACAGGCGATGGCCACTCTGTGGCCGTGAGCAGCGATGGGAGGATTTGGGCTTGGGGTGACAACAGCCGCGGTCAGATGGGGATTGGGACTACCTCCACCCGGGCTATCCCCGTTCAGGCTACTGGGCTGGCGAGCATCAGTGCCTTGGCGGCAGGCGAGTCGCACTCATTGGCTTTGCGCACCAATGGGACCGTGTGGACGTGGGGCTCCAACACTTACGGCCAGTTGGGGGATGGGATGGCCGCCGAGCGGGCGACGGCAGCGCAGGTGCCTGGGCTGACGGGTATCACCGCCTTGGCCGCGGGCAATCGTCACTCCTTGGCGCTGCGCGACAATGGCACGGTGTGGGTTTGGGGGAACAACGATTTCGGCCAACTGGGGGATGGGACTTACACCGAGCGATCAACGCCAGTGCAGGTGCCCGGGCTCTCGGCCATGG encodes the following:
- a CDS encoding RCC1 domain-containing protein; its protein translation is MKPRKNGSLLGVLATVLLVSVWGCADFDQEGASFCQRNPRRCGEDTTAPVITQSSQSAPGVQVQGTVTLSVTAQDEETPQLTFSWEANVGTVGVPTSTSTTSEVVWTSPSCVPAETVATVTVTVTNSVNVSVAKTFTLTANACPTPAVSAAGVHTLSLRGDGTVWAWGFNGSGQLGDGTTTDRATPVQVAGLTSVMALAASEAHALVLRSDGTVWAWGDNGYGQLGDGTRAQRTVPVQVPGLTSVTALAAGGSGTTGAISAHSLALRSDGTVWAWGDNSQGQLGDGTTTERVTPVQVLGLTGVTALAASVSHSLALRDDGSVWAWGNNNSGQLGDGTITARPTPVQVPGLTSVIALAAGEGIGGLGQSGAHSLAVKSDGTVWAWGYNLSSQLGDGMPATRSTPVQVSGLTEVIALAAGDLHALALKSDGTVWAWGNNSSGQLGEGATFGRAKPVQVSGLAAITALATGDGHSVAVSSDGRIWAWGDNSRGQMGIGTTSTRAIPVQATGLASISALAAGESHSLALRTNGTVWTWGSNTYGQLGDGMAAERATAAQVPGLTGITALAAGNRHSLALRDNGTVWVWGNNDFGQLGDGTYTERSTPVQVPGLSAMAALESGLIHSLALHLNGTVWVWGNNDFGQLGDGTVTSRTTPVQVPGLTGVTAVAAGAYHSLALRNDGTLWAWGYNNIGQLGSGASGIQSTPIQVPGLTGIVAVASGNGHSLALRNDGTVWTWGGNNFGQLGDGTTTSRTTPTQVPGLTNVTALNAGAFFSVALRSDRAVWAWGANSAGQLGDGTDTQKTTPVQVSGLTDVTALAAGTAHALALRIDRTVWAWGGNRYGQIGDGTASIMPVPVNVLFP